TGCCAACTGTAAGGATAATCACCCTTATCTTCtagttgttgttgttgttgtttttactttctcttttaatTTGATGAGTTATACATGCACCCTAACTAGTAGAATGTAcatatattatattatgattatatataaatttaACTAAAATAACATTATCTtaagaaaaatttagaCTATCTTACAAGGTGATTGATGGTTGAGGGTGTCTACCATTGGCACTAGAATGTGGAAAGAATTCCAAATGTCCGTCATCGGTTAATTTCAGGACTTGCTTGAATTTACCACCAATTCTCAATAATGGTTCTTTATCTTCAGATTTGGTCCATAAGGCGAACTTGTTACCACCCTTTCTAATGCTTAAAACAACACCGTTGATTTGAGAgtcgtcttcatcaatggtTTCACCAATAACTGCCAGTAAAGTTCTTAGCCACAATTCGTCGATATCAGCACCCTTACCTCTAAGTTGGAAAGACCACTTACCACCTTTAGCGTTGGCTTCATCTTCCCATTCAGGTCTAACGTCATTACGGAAAACATGGTAATCTGATTTCAATGGGAGTTCGTGTGGCTCAGGAATGTTCTGGATAATAGCCCAGAACTCTTCGACAGTCTGGAAGGAAGTTACAGGACGCAATAAATCAGACCACGATTCAGATTTATCAACTGCTGGCTTTGTGTACCATAACGTCCATTTGGTGTTCAATGGGTGCTTGACATCGAAGTGAGCACTGTCACTCAAGACAGTCTTTGGAGTAGCTGTGGTATCATCGACTGAAacgttttcttcaaacttcTTGCTAACTTCTTCAACGgacatttttcttcctttttcactAGTTTCCAGACAAAAATGCTTTTAATTTTCGTAAAGCTCCTAGGAAGTACTCAAGCACTAACACAaacacatatatacaatatgAATCAGAATTTAACACCACTTCTTGCAATGCAAAACTGTCTTTATCAGATATTACGTTAAACTCTATTGACgacgagaaaaaaattttcctttcaGAGAGGGTAAGGAATATATTACGGGAACCTCAATGTCGGGtaagtttttctttaaacgatttaatataaaataatagTGAAGAGTAAGTTAAACTATACATGATGTATTTGAATTATATGAATGCAACGCCGGGGCAACCGCCGGGACACTCATGTTCCTTCTCGTCGAGGAACCATTCTTGTATGCACTGGAAGTGACCTTCGTGTCCACATGGAAGAATGACCATGGTCAGTTTTTTCAACGGTCTTTCACACAGGATACATGGcgtgttcttctttttgcagGAGTCGCAGTACCAGTATCCAAACTTCTCCATTGCCTTCTTATTTCCCGTCTGCTGAGCTTCCGTTCTGAAGTTTTCCTTGGAGTTTTCGTTCGTGATCAACTCACCGCAGCGCTCGCAAAACAGCCTAATGGAGGACTGGTCGCCTTCAGACCCCATGATATCTTCGAACGGGCAGTACTTCAAGACGTCTGCTGCAATGCCGAATAATTCATACCGATGTAGCAGTAACAAGAAGTGCGCAATTGCGTCCTTTGCAATGTTGATTTCTGTTATTTGGTATAATgtttggaaaagaaatagaatATTCACTGTCAGTACAACGTTCCCTGTCTCTGTAGCTTGTTTGTAAAGTTGCTTAATGAGTTTTTTCGTGTCCCAGGGCGGATCATCAGCCATTTGCCTATACTTGGCGAGCTTCTTTGTCAATGAGGAAGAGGGTACTTCTCCACTAATGTTATCTCGTTGGGACAACACATGTCCCGGCGATCCGACAACTGGTGCAGTTTGAGAAGACAGTTTTTTTAAAGCTCCTAGTTGGGAGGTTGTTGTGGCATAGCTTTGCAACGACGATACTCTACTACGTGGACTCACGCTATTATAAACGAATCTAGGGGATATGTTATCCCCTTCGTCCCCCATGTCTGTGTCTGCATTGTAACCATTGGGCGAATGTAACATAAACGTATCTATAAACGACTTACGATGTTCCCGCTTCTGTAATATTGGTATGCTTTTGGCAGTAGGAGACATTTGAGTGTGAGCTGGTTTAATTGATGGGTCATGCGGctgttcttgttcttgttgctgttcaattccattttcatcttcctctatAATTACATCATCATTTATACCCATTCTCGCCCTCGACTCTAGAAATTGACTCTGTAGCTCTTTCAACTCGCTCAATACTTCATCTGATCCCTCATTTGGTTGTGTATATGTGATTCTTTCGGTGTCCTTTAACTGTTCTTTGAGTTTGGAGATAGGTTTTTTATCAGTTTCACTTGGCTCGCCAGAGCTTGCTCGAAATGCTTGTGGTCTTTCTTCTATCAATGATTCAGCCCCGCTTGTCCCTTCTTCGCCTTCCTCTGAGAACTCCTTTCCTGCTCCCAAATTTTCTGCAGCTTCGAAGTCAGAGCTTTCATTTGCATCCATGTTAGATGCCGTATCGGATGAAACTGGGGAGGAAGTCATCCATTTCAAGTCCCAAAGTAATGAATCTCTTATCAAgatccaaattttgaaattggtCAGATCATCTATGGACAAATAAACAGATGCGTTATGTGTTGCAATAGATACCAGGTCAATTAGTGTTCGCATTTTATCCTGCATTTCGGCCTCTAGGTTCTTGTCGACCTTTCTAGTTTTATCAGGATTTTGCTTATTAGTAGATACAGAGGATATACTCGATCTGCCATCCTTCTCATCAACTACCTTAGAACCCTTTGAGCTTCTCTTGGATTGTTTGCTGTTgcctttttcattcattaaAGTGGCCCACGTATTattttctggaaaattATACTTTTTCAGATGACTTTCAACTATTTTGTCGTCATcgttatcatcattatcaccaTCATTATCAACCCCTTTAgtcatattttcttttgcgtCATTAATGTTTTGCTCGCCCTTTTCATATACAGTACTAGCATCATCCGCACCATTTTGCTCTtgaatgaatgaaaatttgagTTGTCGAgccaaaaatttgaactttttcacTGGTGAATCCCTAATGCAGAACTTTTCAGATACTgtgtcattttttctcagACGTGCAATTTTGGTTAATCTtatattattgaaaatctgCGGTATATCCAAAGTAATGATATAGGGCGGTTCGAtggcattttcttctttattttcgGCTTGTGGTGTCAACGATGTCAACGATGCGGAAGAACTGTTGAAAGAAGAGGTCCCAGAAGCTATTGTGAGACTTTTGGTGCTAAACGTTGAACCTGTTTTTAAAGTAGGTGGCCTTTCTGGTGCAAACCCCGTCAATCCAGTGTGGCTAAATCCTTTCTTTAGTCCTCCAATGATGCCTTGATTCTCCGGGTTGCCATTCTTCGTATTTTTAATCGTGCCATGATGCTTCTTCCCTATATTAGTTGAAATTGATGTAGTCTCCGGCTCTGACAACTCGTATGAGCCTATTTCTTGGTCCACCGAAAGTAAACCGTTCCCATCTAAATCTCTCCAAGTTGTTGtgtttttgttcaaattttctagcACTGTTGGCTCTTTGTTAATATCCCAACCATTAACGCGGGTCCCCTTATCAATATTGAAGATCAAGTTCTCATCCCACCACACTAATCCTAGCGAAGGTGCTTCTGACAGAAGGATGTGTTTTGGGATATACTTTCTTGCTAGAGAATAGATGCGAACTTCTGCTTCATCACCCATCGACGACATTCCCAGTAAGGAGTTAAAAATGTTATTGTTATAAGCAGGTCTGAATTTCAATTTAGTAACGGGATAACCCGTGTTAATCGTGAGTTTTGGAAACGCCAGTGAATTACTATTATTTATGGACGTGCTAGGTGTATGCAACGAAGGAGCATTTCCGTAATTAAGTACTGTATTATCACTAGCGTTGACGTTTTCACCAACATACCAAAGGGAGCATTTTCCATCCCTACCTCCTGTCGCAATGTACTCTTGATGAGGATGCCAGCTCAGGCAAAGTCCAGGTCCGGTATGAgcattcaattttttctcgtATTGAGCAGGTTGCCGAAGATCAAATTTTAATAAATATCCTGAATCATGTATTGAGGCGAACTTGTAACCGCTTTTGGAATTGCCGTATGTTGATGAGCCCTGCTCATTTTTGGAGGCAAAATTGTAGCCAGGCATCCATTTCACGTCTCTGATTGAGTCTGATGCTGTGTTTATATTAATATCAGCTCTATTTGAACTTTTGGAAGTATTGGAACGGAGATCCCATATTTTGACGCAACTATCTTGACCACCACTAATGATTAAATTTGACTCAACCATATTGAAGTCAAAACTATTGATTGATCTAGTATGTTCGCATAGGGAAGTTATCAATGGATTTTCTATTGAGGAACTCTTGTTGAGATCATATATAGATATTGCCGTTGAATTGTTACACACTGCAATACAGTTTTTATAATTGTTGAAACCTGTCTTGACGTCTGCAATCGTACTGAATTTGTTCtgtcttgttcttttaCTTAGTTTGGGTAAAAGGGATGTTGCAACCTTTGTTGAGGTGTTGTTATTAGGTGTTATAAAGTCATGGACACACTTGATGGATCTATCTGAGGGCGAAAATTTATAGAACCCCAAATGGGTCTTTCCTGCGCAGACGAGTCCATTAATGTTGGGATCATTCACTTTGTCTATACTGGATAATTCCTTATTCATTTTAGTGGTGTAAATGAGTCCAGATGACTTCCTTGTATTCGTGAGACTAtcggcatttttttttgttttacttTTCATGTTTAACTTGTTACTTATGTTCCTGGTTTTCTTTACAAAGGGACTCTTATCATAGGGCAGATAGTTATCGTTGAATGAACTAGTTCTGTGGCTTTCAGGCATATAGATCCCGTTATTGTAAGAAAAAGTGGGAGTCAGATTAGGCCTTCGCATAGACTCTAATCCCGATGTTTGTCCGCTATTCGAATAATGATTCACTCGGaatgaagaattattgCTTGATGAAGATCCAAGAAGCTCGCTCTTACCCAAAGAACAAACATTCCTATTCTTCGGTATAGGAGTGCTTCCcttggaaattgaagagtTTTCCATGTGAGGAGATAAGCTCatgattttcttctagGATCACCAATATATAACTCAATTATCTTTCGACAATCGCTGCAATTTGTACTATAAATCAGTTATCCTTTTTCGGTAATAATTTGTAGTAAATTGAAGTTCTGGATAAACTAAGTGAACTCTCcgaaactgaaaaaatttagatCGCAGCGATATTTCTAAAGCCAATGGTAAtcctgcaaaaaaaatccccTTACAGGAACCAAGAGCTCAAAAAAGACTTTAATACTTTTATCAGTTTTCAGCATGGATGCCTCCTCGATCGCATTAGGTGGAGATGATTATGGGATGCACACGACTGAAATTTCACATCATAACACGAtagaattgaagaatttgctATCACCATCAGAATCTAGGGAGGACCCTCAAGACTCAGATGGACTACCCAGTAATTCAAGCataatcaaagaaattgagtGGAATGGCGAGATGGTTAAAACATACCCACTAAACTACCAAACCGTCCCACTAGTAAAATTACAAGTAATGGCATGCTTGATTATGTTCATAGTCTTTGGCATGAATGATCAGACAGTAGGAGCGCTGCTTCCCACTCTAATTGAATACTATCATATAACCCAAGTAGACGTTTCAAACGTTTTCATAGTCCAGCTATGTGGTTATGTAATGGCCTCTTTATCCAATGAAAGATTGAATAAGCATTTTGGTATGAGAGGCGGCATGCTTCTAGCAGCCACTTTATGTATAGTATTCCTTATCGTTTTGGCCTCTGCTCCTTCCAACTTCTATGTCTGTATGTTTTGCGGTCTTCCTCTAGGATTAGGTATTGGCATCCTAGATTCTACTGGTAATGTTTTAATGGGTAGTCTTTTAGTACACAAAAACGAACTCATGGGTATTATGCATGGCCTTTATGGGGCTGCGGCTATGGTGACTCCTCCCTTGGTTTCACATTTTGTTGAATGGGGTCATTGGTCTCTGTTTTTCCTCATTccactatttttttcaataatagGCATGATTATTATCTTCCCAGCCTTTAAATTCGAAACTGCTAATAAATACGACTATATTTGTTCTATggaaaacaaggaaaacaGTAATGATATAGAGGACGCAAGCGTTGACTTGCCAATGGAATCTCCCGGAGCAAGCCCAGGATTTTTCACACTTTTGAGAAATCCCGCTATTTCACTGTattcattatatttgtttctttatttaGGTGCTGAAATCACCACTGGTTCATGGTTCTTTAGTTACTTATTACAAACTAAATCAAGTAACAAGGTGGCTATGTCATACATAGCAGCATCGTTTTGGACAGGCCTGACTGTAGGCAGGTTATGCCTAGGATTCGTTACTGAAAGGTTTTTCGAGAACGAGTATAAAGCAAGCAAAGCTTATGCATTTCTAACCCTATCATCATACACATTATTTGTGCTCGTGGGATTGATTGATTCGGACTCttctttctatttctttgtATTATTCTtggttgttttttcttgtgGCACATTTATTGGGCCATTGTTCCCAAATGCGAGTATCGTTGCTTTACAGGTACTACCCAAGAGATTACATGTGAGCGGAGTCGGTGTTGCCGTTGCCGTTGGCGGTTGTGGTGGTGCAGCCATTCCATATCTGGCTGGTGTTATTGCGCACACGGTTGGTATCCAGTATATTCCATTGCTGTGTTGGATAATGGTGGCATTATTCACATTGGAATGGACATTGTATCCTAAATTCATCAAGGGGCATGCAGAATTTTTCTAGCGACAGGCACGTTGTAGGCTTTAACGTCAATATTTTATTGCACTCAAAGGGTAAAGTTATGGTAACAAAAAGTAGATAGATAGAACgggaaaaaagtaaaagaaacaaaagtCAACAGAAAAATATGGAGCTTTTTAATATATAGTGTATATAATGACTCTATCGGTCGCCTACAATAGATAAAATtctcaagaaaaaaaaacatactATTTGAGTCTATAAAGAACTTTTAGAAGTTATGGCGCTCTGCACAAGCAAAGAACATAGTAGCCTtttaatgaagaatataatataatatgaGATACCAAAAGAAACTGCGGAgggataaaaaaaaataatgcgAAAAGGTCGTAAAAATAGTCATTAAAAGGCGAAAGAAGGTAGGCGGGGGAGTGGGGGGGATCATAAATATCATAAAAAGAATGCGGGCATAATACGCGGGCATGGTGGGGCATCGGTCAAGCAAAtccattattttcaatgagGTTTTGtaaatcattgaaaaattcatcgTTGACCACAGAGTCTAAAGCAGTTAAAGTTTCCTCAGAGCTATTTTcgaatctttcaaagaacaATTTAACAGCTTCGATATATTCAAAACCAAACATTTGAGAATAATGGTtgataaagttttcaaTAACCATGATAGTATCTTTGATCTGTTTGCCACAAGTCGAAGGGTAGTGGCTCTGGTTTAAGGAGTGTGGCTTTACGATTCCGGCATTGATAacgttgaagaaaaacaggCTAGTATCGATTTCTTCATGCTGGCAGATATAACGATGGGTTTGGTTGAATTCGTCCACAGAGAAAGGTGTGAATTGGGCGTAGTAGTGTTTCAACCTCTTCGCGAAATCCTTGATGGCCAGTTCGTATGGTTTGTCCAGGTAGTCCTCGTTGAACGATTTATTGTGGATATTgtatttgatgaaatctCTATTGAAGCACGAAACCTGCAAAATTATGGGCACGAGATTGAAAGTAGAGAGCACATCTGTATTGAACGAACAAACCTCCTCGAAtatgaattttcttctttcaacgGTAGAATTTGTCGCGTCAAAAATCGCTACATCACATTCATCACTGTTAATCTCGTGGAATAGTTTCTGCAGCGTGATTCTGGCGtatgtttcctttttgtcGTTATTTTTCGGATTGAACAAGTCTTCGGATGATGTGTTTGACAGGAGTAGAGGTTTAGAGATAGTGGCGCAGCTAATTTGCCTTCTTATCTTACCAGCGTTGAAAACTTCACAGCGTAAAGAATTAGTCAACGGATTATTCTTCAAGCACTGGATCAGATGGGAAGAAATGGTGGATTTCCCAGTAGCTGGTAGACCAATCAAAACAATCATGAATTTGTTTACTTTCCCATTCGTATACGTAACGTCGTCGTTGTCTCTTTTGTAATTCAGGGTGATGGGTAGATGTAACGCGTCGTTAGAAATATACCTGGGTACTTTTGTAGAGAgcaatgaatttttgtGGTTATCGAAGAAGCTAGAGTCTTGACAATCTAAAGTGGCTCTATCGAGGGAAGCACTGGAATAGCTGTTGCCATTGttcagtgaaaaaagagaattcGAAGAATTGTACTCGGAGGTCAGATACCCATCTTGAGAATCTGAATCGGAAGAACCGgtcattttcaaacttcCAGCAGAAAAATCGCGTTCGTAattcctcctcttccttttctttatgtCTAATATATTAAAAATCGTGTAAAATTATTTATTTGGGGGCAGCAAAAGTAGAGGGAACTTGAAGCAAATTCAGAAGTAATGGTACCGCGCTCTTCTCGTATTTTCTGTATAGAGTTTCCGTGTATTAGCGTACTGAACCCTATAATACCCTTAAATAAAGCGGATAAGTTAATTTTCTGAGACTacaaaaatatatcaaaatGGCCCTCGCAGGACCGtgctttcttttatataaGCAAATCTTCCTCACGAAAAGCCGAGTTATCCAATTTAGTTTtcagctttctttttttcattatcaatcgATCCCGATGCccagagaagaaaaagaaaaaagaggaaaacaATTTCCGTTGTGGACTCATCTGTGCGCGGTTTCTGTGGAGAGGTGGGGCGGGATGTGCCTGGAAATTCGGCAAATACGTCAAcgattttttgtatttatcCGATAAGCCTTATTTCGTATCTTCTCCGTTCCGAGGGAGGTGCACGGGCGGGTGACCACGTGCTCATTATAAGGTGCACGGTTGCATGGAAATGTATATAGTTACACAGCGGTATATACCAGTGAGATCAGAGAGAGGACGGCGAAGAAGAGTGTGGTTCCGCTCTCAAGGTGTCCTGTATGCTAGTTAGTTTGTCCTGTACCTGTTTGCATACTTGGTCGATCTCGCGGATTTCACCGCGCTTGTATTCCAGCTGTTCCTCCAGCAGCATGATAAGAGACTCTCGGGACTGATGGGGCCTGTACTCGTTCAGCAGGTGGTGGATATTGACAAGGATAGTCCTTATGTCCTCCACTTTCCGTTCGTAAACGTCCGGGTTTATGCTCAATACGCCGACGAGTTCGAGATAGTTCAGTAGGAGCGACTTCAATAGCTTGCGCAGCTCTTGGATTTTATATTGGTAATTCGTGCTTTCGTTCTCTGTGGACTTCTTATAAAGCTGTGTGAGTCCCATGCTTTCCAAGTCGGGTAGCTGGTCCTTCACCTGCCATATGCTCCCAAACGCTCGATACTGCTGATTTTTGGGCATTGGAGGCGGGATCAGGTAATCCAGAGCACACGTGATCTCCTCCTCATCTTCACCACCATGGCTGTTCAACGCTCCCTGCTTCGTGCCGGTGGCCTTCCTTTCCTGGTATTTTGGTAATCTTTTCAGATTCGATTGTGTGAAAAACTTCACGTATGGGGGTGGAGGCGGGTACAGCGAGCTGACCTCGTTGCCAGGATCATTGGACATTTGCTGTTTTGAATTGTTTTATTAGGCCTTGGATACGATGTGTGGGACCTCTTCACAACTTGCAGATGCTTTTGATGAAATGCTTGCCAAAACTACAAGGTTCTATTCTATGCCCGATTTCCATCAAAATGTGCCGTCCATAGTGATTACAACTTTCTTTCTAAGGTGTCAAGAGGGAAAAACATAAGCGTTCGATGTTCGGTAAATATATTTGGGCTTCGATATACGTAATATAAGGTGTATTAAAGAGGGTCTTCTTgagtaaaaagaagattaaAGAGAAACAGGACAGAATGAGCAAAGGAGGTGAGAGAATGGACATTGATGAGGACGAATCGCAGGATATCGCGGATAATTCGCAACAAGGTACACCCGTagaaaccaaaaagaaaagatttgaaattaaaaaatggACTGCAGTGGCGTTCTGGTCATGGGATATAGCCGTTGATAATTGTGCCATTTGCAGGAACCACATTATGGAACCGTGCATTGAATGTCAGCCAAAGGCCATGACTGACACTGACAATGAATGTGTGGCAGCGTGGGGGGTTTGTAACCATGCTTTCCATTTGCACTGCATCAATAAGTGGATCAAGACGAGAGATGCATGTCCTCTAGATAATCAACCGTGGCAGTTGGCAAGATGTGGTAGGTGATGTGCCGGAACCGCGCAAAAAACATATTAAGCATACCGGGGCTGGAGGCTGATTCTTCGccttatttttctctttttagAGGAGATCACTAGGTTTATAGTGGGCGtacacttttttcttcttcagatcGTACCTCTGTTATATGCGGACCATGATCAATTATATGTACTTTTTTCTCCATCTCCTCGATAGCGTTTTGATAGATATGAGGCATTTTTAATAAAATAGTTCAAGATCTTGTCCCCCTTGGCCTATCATTCATATCTATGTATGTGGCAAAAAATCAGGAGTATTCCAGTCTCCTTGAGAGCAGATTTATTTGATATGAcagtttttatttttccattgtCCAAAGTGCTTTAATATCACCGCCGCGTTTTTAAGAGCTATTGCACGTATTTAAATACATATTAATTAAACTAAAGTATCATATTCAATATTCTCGCCGCAATCTTTCGAATAACTGGCACTGAAATCTGtttttcttactttttttccttttttaatttttcgtCAACTTAGATTGAGTCAAATGTCACAAAAAAAACGACAcacaatataataataaatgAGAATACTTTAAAATAAGAAGCTTATCCCACTTAAAAACAGTTTCAAAAAGCTAGAAAACGTTAAAAAGTTTGTGCATAATGATTTCTGTGAGCATTTTTACTTTTCTGGTTTTGGAGTTCCTTGCGCTGTGTCAAGCTTCAGTACATACCATTCAAATTAAAGATAAGCACTTTGTTGACACAGTAACGGGAAAACCgttcttcatcaaaggCGTTGATTATCAACCAGGTGGTTCTTCCGACGTTAGTGAAAAGCAAGATCCCTTATCTAATCCGAAAGCCTGCGCTCGtgatattttattatttcaagaactgGGCATTAACACAGTAAGGATATATTCCATAAATCCAGACTTGAACCATGATGCATGCATGACGATGATGGCGATGGCAGGAATTTATCTCATTTTGGATGTCAATTCACCATTGCAAAGCCAGCATTTGAACAGGTATGAACCTTGGACTACGTACAACGAAGTTTATCTGGAGCATGTCTTTAAAGTCGTCGAGCAGTTTTCTCACTACAACAACACCTTGGGCTTTTTTGCCGGTAATGAAATTGTAAACGACAAAAGATCAGCACAATATTCACCTGCATACATCAAAGAGCTGATCGGAACTATGAAGAACTATATAAGAGCCCACTCTCCCAGGACAATCCCAGTAGGTTATTCAGCTGCAGATGATCTAAGTTATAGGGTATCTTTATCCGAGTATTTAGAGTGCAAAGTCGATGATAAGCCTGAAAATAGTGTCGATTTCTATGGAGTTAACTCCTATCAATGGTGCGGTCAGCAAACTATGCAAACATCAGGGTACAGTACGTTGGTGGATGCCTACAGAAGCTATTCGAAAcctgttttcttttcagaaTTTGGATGCAATAAAGTCTTGCCAAGGCAATTCCAAGAAATAGATTATCTATTCTCTGAAGAAATGTATTCCGTGTTCTGTGGAGGCTTGGTTTACGAATTTTCTCAGGAGGATAATAATTATGGTCTGGTtgaatatcaagaaaatgattcGGTACAATTATTAGCAGATTTTGAAAGGCTCAAATCACATTACCAAAATATTGAATTC
The DNA window shown above is from Saccharomyces kudriavzevii IFO 1802 strain IFO1802 genome assembly, chromosome: 15 and carries:
- the GAS4 gene encoding 1,3-beta-glucanosyltransferase (similar to Saccharomyces cerevisiae GAS4 (YOL132W); ancestral locus Anc_3.34), with amino-acid sequence MISVSIFTFLVLEFLALCQASVHTIQIKDKHFVDTVTGKPFFIKGVDYQPGGSSDVSEKQDPLSNPKACARDILLFQELGINTVRIYSINPDLNHDACMTMMAMAGIYLILDVNSPLQSQHLNRYEPWTTYNEVYLEHVFKVVEQFSHYNNTLGFFAGNEIVNDKRSAQYSPAYIKELIGTMKNYIRAHSPRTIPVGYSAADDLSYRVSLSEYLECKVDDKPENSVDFYGVNSYQWCGQQTMQTSGYSTLVDAYRSYSKPVFFSEFGCNKVLPRQFQEIDYLFSEEMYSVFCGGLVYEFSQEDNNYGLVEYQENDSVQLLADFERLKSHYQNIEFPSMKTLKETVEMEETPSCTDEYENLDIESKIAKDLGSSLIKKGVKVEKGKYVDLHEKQLSTNVTILDMHGDNWKGPKKIEIRQSLTFTDQEGEREDGDEEDKDDPKRKHKNSASIIGPLLPLGLFLFFYTLNIIF